One Polyodon spathula isolate WHYD16114869_AA chromosome 38, ASM1765450v1, whole genome shotgun sequence genomic window, aagaatcagagTTTTCTTTACTTCTTCTCTGCCCTGTGTTGTTTGAAAAAGCACACGGGTAAAATCTCTAAAGGTGCTATGAGTTTTTATTCACATCctattgaaaacagtgaagcCTCATTTCCTCGGACAACAACAACTACAGCAACTCAAACAAAATCCTTCGCTCACCTCCACCTGCTGTTCAGAAGAAAAATCCGGGGGAAAATGCCTTACCTTGAAAACTGAGCTTTCAAGCACAACGTTCAATTCAACATTCCTAAATACCGCCTCGTGTTTTTAATCAATTCAATGTCTattagaaatattatttatttatttatttatttttaattaaggtatttttcgtttattttttaaagttctgaGGGACTAGTTTTTCTTAGGCCGGTCATAGGCGGAAGGATATATCATGAAACCGACTTTTtcgttattttaaaaaaaaatgtttttcattttttttctgtttagttggGACTTCAGGGAGTGCGATCTACTCCAATATCACCAGGCTCCGGGGCGGTCACAACGCACCTGGTGAAGTAGTAAAGCTCAAGATTTAACAACAAACTGACAACAATACAGATTTGCTTAATTCGATTTTATTTGCCAAAATCGATTCAGAATGCATTAGAAGGAAAAATAAGAAATAAGGCATAAACAACCCCTGTTGAGAGAACCAGTTatttgaaagctgtttttttcagAGTCTGTTTTGAGTGGCTAAGTAGATGTTGGATTTCTGAGATGGTTGTGGCGGTAACAACATATTTCTATAAAGCCAACAACAGTCAAGAACAGTGTCTGGAAGATTATTTGTCTTCTGCCTTCTTCTTCAGCGCATCGAAAGATTTTTGATTAGTCTGGTTATCTGAAAGTGATGAGGATTTTTTGCCTAAATTCTGGTTTAGACACCACAACCAACGACCCACGAATACATGTCTTTGCCTTTGCAATGGTTTCTCCAGGCAACCCTGTAAATGTACAAGAACAAAAACTGTTACAGGAACCGGCAATCTCTTCATCGGAGAGCTTGCTGACTGGCTTAATGAATCATATTTAACATCCTAGAAACTGATGTTTATTAAAAGGGATTGCAGCAAAacgaaaaataaaaatccatacaTCGCACCATTTTAAAAGACACACCTTACTGCAAAAGTGTTTTGTCACATTTAATAATGATGTTTGGCACATGCTTTATCCTCAGGAGATCggataccctatatatatatatatatatatatacacacacacacagctttgttGTTTCAGGCTTATGTAGTACAAAGATACTTACCAAGCACTAATTCCGTTCGGATCTCGTACAACCCTCTTAGCACATTCAATGTCATCAGAAATGTCGCTTGTCAGAAGTTCTAAAACAAAAAGGAGGAACAAACCATAGTATAACCACCACTTCACAGGGAAAGACGGTTTTCTGCTGAGGTGACAGCCTTTTAAAAATGTCTCAGCCTCACAACACAAGTAGGGTTCTCATTTAGGTTTTGGCTACAAGTTTCTGTGGCTTACGCAATTCTGAAAAGTGCGAGCATGTTTTCAACTCCTTACTGCTGTAGAAGACTAAAGGGGTTTCGACAGCCCTCTGAATTTGCatatcattttgtattctgtttattATGACATTATGAGGGTCATGCATCAGGCTTTTGCACCAGTGTTAAGACCACAATGCCGAGTTTACGCCAGCCTTAAAATTGCTCCGTATCTATCCGAACACTTTTGTCATTTTACGCCTCCAAAATGCGCTCTGCCGCTCAGCAGCCATGCGTTTTGAGCCTTCATTATATGCGTGTGCAAAtggtaggtggggctcatttgtaaaaaaagtctgtgatattaaaatgagatttatgaagcggCAGAACACCGCGTCGGTCCTAAAAGGGTCCAGAAATTTCCAACGCAAATAAAAAGGCAGAaggcattatggcagcagtcacaGCGTTGTTCTTATGacggagagtgcaggctcctagcTTTCCAGcgcaacccaggaacagagggagggTACAGAGGATAAGAGAGAATTTGCAGGGTCAGAGTTACCCTTTCTGATCTCCCTGGATGAGATTATATAGTCAGCACTCAGATGTTACACGTCAGTAGCATTTTACCCTCCGTGCATTAAGAATAAAAGTCAAGGTTATCGGTAAAACCGAAAGTCCGAAGCCCTAAATGTAATGTGTTATTCTAAGAGGAATCTGCTTTTCCCTGTGGGATCAAGTAAGAAATGTGTTTCTCCGGCTGATGTTCTTCAGCCACTGTCGTGTGGAGCTCCCTAGCCAGCCTGCTCTCAAGTGTGAGGGACCCTTTCCTGCTTCCTGGATTAAGAGGAGATGACATTACATGTGGCACCCCTGCTGTCAAGCCTTCTAATCTGCTCTGCCGAGTTTTCTGTACCCAGTCCAAACACACCCAGAGCTTTCATCACTTACTGCTGCATGCGATGTGGCAACCATTTGCGGAAGAAGTTACACCACTGGAACACCACCAACGACTGTTGATCTGGAAAATGCCATAATCGGTACTGCCGTCAGTGTTGCGATTCTCAGCGGCTGTGTTGTAGCGGCTTTCATAGTATGCCAGACACACCCCTGAAAAGCAAAAAAGCAGTGTAGCAATAGAATGGCTTCAACATGCAAGATTTATTAAAGTGAGCATACATTGAGTTTGAAATTTAAAGGGGAACAAGATATTTATCAATGTAAAAAGCTAACTCTCAGCCCGCCAACTGCCAGTTTGCTTTTTCTTAACCACGGCTGTGTGCATTGTTGTAATGCAAGAACAAATAACTACATTTTATGCAAACCTTCAGGCACTGTGTGGTTGTTACACAAACATTGCATAGCTGCATTGCGGAGTTGAGAGTTGTAAATCCTAACAAACAAATCGTTgcacaaattacaaataaaatacaaaattaaaagtaTTACTGAATGCTTGTTGATGGTTCAACTACAGTTACacagtaaaatgcaatacaaaaaaaaacctaatgaaATATCAGCTGGAAGATGTGAGTGAGCTAAATCATGTAAAAGAACACCTGGAACTCTGCTGAATAAACATCAGCAAACCAGCAAGAAAAAAGAACGAGGGATGCCAAGAAATCCAGTGTGTGATGCCCACCTGCACGGCCTGTCAATAACTCCTCTGAACCGCTGTGTGGAAGACATCAGCCAGACAACAGCTTCATTCGCATCCTATactgtttctgtttgtaaaaGTGAAACATTCTGGGAAGAAAATCCATCCACCAGGAGCTAGGCTACTGCTAAGACCACCTGAACCCATCTCAAACTGGTGTCTGAAGAGAATTAGACCGGGGTCCTTGCCACTGCATCAGCTAATAACCCCGCATggcaattattatttacagaggTTAACTGAAGGTACTGGCTTAAGATGATGCTAGGAACCGTACTCACAGTTTCCAAGACTGTATCCATGGTATCCATCCATCCCAGCGTTTTTTAGGGTTCTGACCAGCTCACAGCGAGTAAACACTCGAGCTGAGGCTGTTGCAAGGCAAACTGCAAACAAGAGCAGGATCTTCATTGTCATGGAGCTGTGAACAGTATCTGCATAGAGAAGGCTgcccagccctggattataaaggCAGGCTGACACAAGCCATGCCACGTGACTGTCTTTAAGGTTGAGTTTAAAGTGCatagtaaatatttgtttttctttttgtgatttgGTAAGTAAGGACTTATCAGACCTGCCATTATGTTATCAGAGCAGTCTTggacacttaagaacataaggacATTTATAAATGAGAGATCATTCAGACCATTTGAGAAATGTCTCCTTCCTTCTGGCTCTGtccatttaatttccaactgGGTGCTCTTGACCTGGTTTTTATCCTGTTGAAACTATATCATGTGCTAGTAAGACCTCGCCTAGAATTCtgggttcagttctggtcaccctGCTACaaaaaaaggatactgctgctccagaaagagtgcaaagaagagcgaccagaattattcctggtccAAAGGACATGTCTtgctaaactaaaaaaaagaaatctgtttaGTCTACACGGGGACTGTCTGTGTCTGTAACAGTAATGGAGCTGCTAGAGAGCAGGCAGGCACtgaagacgggggggggggggggggggggggggggggggggggggggggggggtcctctgCTGAAATGTCGGCACAGTTTTGTTAATTATAAGCTGGACAACATTAAAGAGATTCCAGATCAGACACagcaacaaaattaatttaacagacagaaacaaagagaaagcaataactgcaaaacacaattaaaaaagagATGAATGTGGCTTAGTTTAAACGAAACAACCGCCCCACGCAGCAAGTGCAGCTCACTCCTTCATAATTATTCCCCCTCCTTTAGGCTTTCCCTATGGAACTGCACAACGGTCCTCACTGTAACATAAATCcaattgttcagttttttttttctgaccattAAACAGAGTCCCTCACTCTTTGCAGCAAAAGCAGCCCagctaggaggctgtgtggtccaggaggtccctggttcaaatcccggctcagccactgaccctgagcaagtcactgaacctccttgtgctgcgtcttttgggtgagacgttgttggaagtgactctgcagctcatgcatagttcacacaccctagtctcgtttcttgtaaagcgctctgtgatggtggtccactaagaaaggcgctatataaaaataaagattattattgattaattgaCATGCCCCACTGAAAGCATGGAATTCCAGGAATTTACAATGAACAATTACTCAACTGGCCTGAGAACATTTTCTTTACCTGTGACTTTGATGTTAGCTCCCTGCAGTCCTTCCTCAGGTTCTGAACAGCAAGCAGGTTTTGTTCCTGGTCCCTTTTGTTTAACCTGCAGTTACAACTGCCTGCCCTACTGTTGCAATAGATTAACAGTATAGTCAGACAGGATCAGCATGTTCTGAATCCAATGACCTATAAAGACTCACCACACATGGAGAGTACAACATAACACCTCCGGGCTTTCAAAAGGCCTTTTGTCACTCAAAAGAATTCTTTTACACAAACAATTCTGTATTTATATTAGTTGTTGCCCCACTGGCGAAACACTTATCTGCGTTTTCCACTTTAATGTTAAAGTGCCATTCAGGAAACTTACTTCAGATAGCAGAGCTGTCaagggtgtttttattttaataaactaaactcGCAGTTAAGGATTTGGCAAATCATTTTGAAGGGCGGCCAAACTATCAGACAAAACCATTTTTAATAATAGATGTTCTACAACTTGTTCTAAAGCAAATTTGATGTCCGTTCCGATAAACTAACATTTACAGTCGTCAGCATAGCAAAGAAAAGCTGTGGCCTGTGTTCACTGTGCTCTGTTTCACACCACGCTCATCTGATACAATAAGAAAACAACGAACTCTTTTACactaaatcattaaaaactgCATGTGCGGCGtgactgggaaaacacaaaacacacaagggGTTTGAACACCCGCTAAAGGCACTCAGCCCGGAGTGCAGGCTGCACCCTGTAGCCTTGGAATCGCCAGGTCGAATGCAGGCTGTGCCACTGCTGGCCGCCGACGCTGTAACCCAGCACACAGCCGCTACACTGTGgtcagaagtggaggcgaggcaggtacccCTGGCACCCACatggaagctggcaggggagagtgtagaaatgcaaaaccagactcgcccaaataattggcataggcaaaactagattggcccagcacTGATTTTGAAGCACCGGATGAAACTAGACTCACCTGGGCTAGTCacaaaattcagtgaaaactgttgaaaaaacgaCTGGCCCATTTTTTTCCAAGTTCTGGGCCAACCTAGATTCAGCTGATTGGATGCGGGCGAGAGacgaaaaaaaaagtggtaacttcgaGATTATAATAACTACATAGAATTTCATTTGcacttatggttgttcatttttggttaactaacattttgtgttcaaagcaaagcataccattttatttcatctcacaaatcctgactaatttaattactgtttgacTGGCGCAGggctgctggtggtagctgctagcttgttgtcttcagacggttcatcaacagttttctgccgtttagaccaaaacaaatagcaattttttcaaatgattttttcctttcccctaccgctgTCAGGCTGTACTTCACATCTCTCACTCAGTGTTCCGTCACGTCGTGCGTCcgtttgtactgtaaagtgtaaagctgtgtgcattgtccaatcagaagagttcaaggttgaacctcttatgaatgacagtaaatagcccaatgaccaggggtgccccccccccccatgcatcGCCTCTGCAATCAGATAACTTAAAACATTTAAGGTGCAACTACGTAAACTTTGACAGAGATTGATAGGCTAAATCATAGCTACTACATGAAGCAATTGCTTTAAGCACATCCACTTCCTGAACTGTCAGGTCAGCAGCAAGCGACAGTCAAACACTGCCCAGCAAGGAAGAACCAGTCTAATCCcaggcttaaaggaatgagctactAACGGAAATAAATGAGTCTCTGAATTAGGGGGGCGCGACGGGGAGAAAGGGGATCTAAGCTGTAAATTCGATATGCATTACAATCTGCATGTCGTACGTTTTCAATATACTCTCTCATCCCTCTGCATGCTTGGGTGGTATTTAGCTGAAACAATGCAACCTTACATTGAATaagacaaaaataatcaaatagtcaatacaaataaatcaaactcaataaatataaaaacacccTTGTTGCATAtagacacaaaaaaataaaaaaattgtattattgcTATTTGCTGATTTGGTTCCTCAAGACCTCTTCAAAACCCATTCCTTAGGAAATCTGTTGAAATAAGAGCATAGGAAAGGTTATAGTAAGTAGTTATAATAGCTGATAGATCTCAAAACATTGTCAGGTTGGGTCTTAAAGGGTCCAAGTTATTCTGCctgaacaacatgactaggtaacccattccatcccctcaccactctctgtgtgaagaagagtctccttcagcaacatgactaggtaacccattccaccccctcaccgctctctgtgtgaagaagagtctccttcagcaacatgactaggtaacccattccatcccctccccactctctgtgtgaagaagagtctccttcagcaacatgactaggtaacccattccaccccctcaccactctctgtgtgaagaagagtctccttcagcaacatgactaggtaacccattccatcccctcaccactctctgtgtgaagaagagtctccttcagcaacatgactaggtaacccattccatcccctcaccactcatTTCCTCTATTTCCACTTAATGTTCAGCTGTATCCTCTGCttctggtttctgtactgcgttTAAAGCATTGATTTTGGTTAGGTGTCAATGAAAGGCAGTGATTTGGTAGGGAAACATTTAGCAGCACTATTCATTAAATTTAGTATCAAGATTCAGAACATTTTTGGAACATGTGTCTTCTTTTGCAGTCCAAAAAAGTTAATCTTTAATCCATCCCTTCATTACTTTACTTATAAAAATAGGCACAAATCTTGGCATCTGTTCTAGGGCACTGCACCCTTGAAAAGAACTGGGCCCTGTGACACAGTTAATAAAGACACTCTGAAGCTGATCAAGATAAGAACGTGCTTTAAGAAACAATACCATTTCCCTGAGTCACAATTATCAGTGCTTTGTCAGACAACTTTTTGAAATCAGTTTGCATTGTAGTCTGTTCaatgtaataataacaagaaGGAGGTCAGTTACCTTTTGTCAAGGGTAATCGATGCAGAAAAAAGTGCTGAGACTTAAAACATTTAAGGAGCAACTGCGCTGTAAGCACATCCACTTACTCAACTGTCAGGTCAGCAGAAAGCAACAGTCAAACACTGTCTAGCAAGAAAgagccagactaatcccaggcTTAAAGCACTGAGCTACTAACAGAAATAAATGAATCTCTGAACTAGGGGGGCGTGGCGGGGAGAGAAGGGATCTAAGGGCGCTAAGAAAGGAGGACTGGGTATGGCTGACTTGATGGTAAGAGCGGAAgcagaagttggccatcttggtgaagggcGTAATTGCGGTACTGCCAAGCAAGCCCATTGTGTAGCGTTGAGGCCATGCACCGTTCTGATTACAATAACGTTAGCACATTAGCTTTGCCGGGAGCCcgtgtgcatgcgtgtgtttgtgtattttgcagtgctgcagagagagaaagagagagagagagagcagcactgCAGCCAACTACTACAGCCATTGAGACATGCATTGGAGCGGCACTGACCCCCACCCTTCTGAATCCTGCTCCTGCACTTCCCACCCCGTTTCCCTGACCAAACATCGCAGTTCCTGGATTGTGAAAGCAGAGATCCAGTTCTGTGATAAACTGTGGACACTCTCTGAGTTTTAACTGGGGATGCAGGGTCTAACATACCAGCCAAGGAGgcgttgtaggtattaaccatcCCACCTGCTGATAAAGACTCAGGGAGTGATAATAAATACTGTCACCAAACACATTGTGGTATTCTGCACCTACAATCCCGTCCGTGACGTCACTTACTCTTGCACCCCCTCACCATCCTGTCACAGGGGGATGTgattaaaatctttaaaacatgtaaaaggagATACTATAAATACTGAAGTGCAGCCCAAAACACAGGAGCAGAAGACACAGCTGGAAAATGAAGTGGAAACAGACTTAGGACAGgaggaaggagactcttcttcacacagaaagTGTTCAGGGGGTGGAATGGGCTCCTCAGTCATGTTGATACTGAATCTCTAGGATCCTTTTCGATCCAGTCAATTCAGCTGCTGGAAACTGGACGAGGTTAGACCAGCCAAACGGCCTCTAGTTTGCCTGTTTTAACCAGAGTGTCGGACACTGTAATAGATGTCATcatggaaaacattttaaaactacaggCTATTGAGCCAGTTTATCAACTGTTTGTTAGACTGAAAAAGTTAGGCAAATTAAGGCCCATTCTTAGATTGTAAGAGTTTAAATATTTCACACTGAAAAGATTGTGTCCTTATGCAACCTGGGGCTCAATTAAGATGGATGTATAAGATGCCTTTggcattttgggacaccagaaaaaagtgcattacaataatcaattctatatGAAACAAAGACACGTATTAGTCTTTTAGCATCAGATATGGAAGTATTTGTCTAAGTTTGACAATCTTTCTCTAACGGTTcttaatatgagtctcaaatgatagatcagaaTCAaggatgacccccaaactcttaatttctattttaagtttttctgtgagcccactagcataaccgttgtttttatctgaattcaacattagaaaattctcaGAAATCGAACACTTGATGTCTGTGAGGCAAGCAGCTAATAACACTAGGGCAGAATTACTTCCTgtctttagggacaaatatagccgAGTCTCATCAATGAAAATTCACTCAGTGTTTGCGCATAATGTCAGCTAATGGTAGCATGGAAACAACAAGGGAGCTAGACTAGAACCACAGACATCTTCCGATCATGCccattttacctccccaataaagaccaactgaaacctatcagaaagagaagatttgaaccaggacagGACAAGGCCaaacagtcccactgtgctttcaagatgattcagtgggatggaatggtctacagtatcaaaagcagcacttagatctataAGAATTAAAGAGTCAGAGcgtatcagcagatcattcacaactctaaCAGGGGCTGTCCCGGTTATCTGTGCAGCGTGAAAAAATAGCCCAAAACCTTTCAAATAAACCCATTggagatttatttaaaataacaattagtTACTAAAGAGAAGGTAGTCAATGCTACAGTatttaatggaaaataaaaatatttctttaagATCTGTTACGTACTTGGGtaaattaacaaatgtattattattttttttttaaatccagccttttttcttgcaataataataataataataataataataataataataataatatataataataataatgtatttgtttagaacATGGCTTTATCCAAGGCGTCTGCTAGATAAAGTATAcgtatttttatgtaaatgtgttgTCACCTAATATAGAGAAATAAACCTCAGCATATGATGGCATTAAAGACAGATTTCTGATTTTATTTCTAACGATTTTTCCCTGGTCTTTTGATTTATGTCAAAAGAATCCACTTTACAACAGAAGCAAAAGAAACTATTGAAATTATGGAGAAGAAAATTGAAATATACTTTATTAAAGTCTATAGTATCACTAGAACAGAACTNNNNNNNNNNNNNNNNNNNNNNNNNNNNNNNNNNNNNNNNNNNNNNNNNNNNNNNNNNNNNNNNNNNNNNNNNNNNNNNNNNNNNNNNNNNNNNNNNNNNNNNNNNNNNNNNNNNNNNNNNNNNNNNNNNNNNNNNNNNNNNNNNNNNNNNNNNNNNNNNNNNNNNNNNNNNNNNNNNNNNNNNNNNNNNNNNNNNNNNNNNNNNNNNNNNNNNNNNNNNNNNNNNNNNNNNNNNNNNNNNNNNNNNNNNNNNNNNNNNNNNNNNNNNNNNNNNNNNNNNNNNNNNNNNNNNNNNNNNNNNNNNNNNNNNNNNNNNNNNNNNNNNNNNNNNNNNNNNNNNNNNNNNNNNNNNNNNNNNNNNNNNNNNNNNNNNNNNNNNNNNNNNNNNNNNNNNNNNNNNNNNNNNNNNNNNNNNNNNNNNNNNNNNNNNNNNNNNNNNNNNNNNNNNNNNNNNNNNNNNNNNNNNNNNNNNNNNNNNNNNNNNNNNNNNNNNNNNNNNNtatttttaaatactatatagtacataTACATTTAGTCTCTTCAGATCTGTAGTCTTGTGTAActttttttcagtactggaaacatctaaaaataataataataataataataataataataataataataataataataataataataataaaacaaataccttcACTGCTCATTTCTTGGAAAGACGTCAACCTATCTGAATTTTATTCATTGTGGTTTTCTTTCGACTCTGGATGGATGCTTacttttaatttctgttaataatGTTTCATTATGTTTTCATGCCTGTGCAGTGTCTGTTTACGATTGTGGATTATAGTCACATGGGATATTATGTGCAGTAATTTCCCCGTGTTCTGGGTCTGTGCCTCGTTTGAAGAGAACCCATACAACCCACAGTGAGTGACACACTCTTCACCTTCATTGTGCTGTAGTGTGCAGGTTGAAAAAGCAGAGCAACCAAATGGTTACATAAAGCATTGCCAGCAGCACAGAAACAAATGAAGTTCTTTTACACCGATGGGCTTCTTATCTGTCTGCAGTGTAATCTGGACGCACAGCCATTTTACAAGTGATTCACGGGCCAGTaaacacaaaattattttatccaggatacaaaaaaaaaaaaaagttcaactaAAATGAACATTATTAAATCAGGCCAGTCAGAAACCACAGTAGATAACAGCAGACAGAAGGAAAGTCAGGAAAGTGATAATCAAGAACAGGAACATGAACTGAACTCCCTAGTTTCTGCTTAAGTAAGCTGCAGTGTGTGGGGTTGCTCATTGTTCCTCATGGGTGTGTAACATCTAGCTCTCACTGCAGCATCTTGGTTCACAGTGCTTGAGACTACACATACACACGCAGGAGAAAAGACATATAAACAACCTGACTGGCAACTGTCTTAAAcgaaaggaaataaaatgtattaaacttgTAAACTTGAGTCAAGCTCAGGGTAGATAGCACTGGAAACATAATAAATTACACTGACATATCTTTATGTAAAATGATATCTTTATGTAGAACGAGTTACAATATAGTTTTGTAAAATCGTACTTTTATGTAATTGACacctttgcagttaaaaaaataccCCTCAAAGTAGAATTTGTGTCCCTTGTCCAGCTGTGAGCGTTTTGCCCTAGGATGTTTACTGACGTGCTGGACCACACCAGAAGTGCCAAACCTGGGAAAAGGGATCAGAGACTGcgttaaaaaaaatcagtgatcCGTGATGAATGATGTTATAGTGAGTGAAATTGTTATGTGATAATATAAGGATTGATATTTTGTGTCTGTATGTAATGTGTAGATGTCAGCTGAAGCTGaaaaaggcagaaacaaactcccctCCTCACCAAACAGCGCCACCTACTGCACAATCTGTGCAACCTTGCAACcagccatttaatttagaaaattgtACATTCCCTGGCACAGTCAACTTCATTAATTActcaaaataatgtatatagtttagacaaatacttaaaatattctgatttattatatttgaacttttaaatattttgtttatctattaaattCATTGAAACTGTTACATTTATTGGTACTGTTTTTCCTAGCGTAGTAATATAGTGTAGtaatatattttggaaaaaaagtaaacctaaattcatttttaaataaaaatgtgtctataaactagtaacccattttataagcgcagtaAGCACtccagggtgttggttgtgctagaataacCGCACTTCCAGGGGCTACAGGCACTTGGTATACGGTCTCGTGCCTTACTATGCCCCTGGGCGTGGGgttattctagcacaaccaacaccctggagtgtcatattgtttacttgttgctgACATAAACATTTCCTGTTGCAAAATTAACTTGGGATAGAAAAGTTCAAGAACTCTGTGTAACACATCAGTGGGCCCATCACTTTAGTTCCTGGTGCCCAGAGCAGTCCAGGGTTGGCAACAGATAGTAATGAGTTTGAAAATGAGTTTGAAAGTGTTTGAAAAACGTGAAATCCCAGAAGCTGCATGCATTGTCTCGCCCTCCCAGTATCCTAGCACTGCTTTTCCATGACTGGCGGGTTTTAAAGGCCACTACATTCCCTTTCATGATCTCTTCAAGTACAATAACAAAGAACAAGAAGCGCAGCATTGAAGTATCTGCATAGAGGGAGCAATATTGTTTCTATACAAATAGCTTTGGTTATACCTTTGTTTTGTACGAGGAAGATCATCCTTCCCTACCAATAATAttttgtttgggtgatttgattACTCACCTAGCcttttgcaaattaaaaatagGGTTGAAgatgaaatgtattttgtatgagAATTGCTTACTGTTAGCAAAGGGATCTTTGAACCACTGGACCTACGGAAACCGCCCTAGAAATGaacaaagacaaaagaaaacatgGATCAGGCATCTGTAATATGAACTTAGCTGATCTACATAGAATGTGGGGCATCAGTTCAGTGCAACGATTCAGAAGATTGATTTATTTCATTCAGTAATCCTACCTGGATTACttggttttatttctgttttcccttgtgtgttttatcactgttAACACATGCTTGTAACTGATTGATaatcattaataaatattttaatgtttgaatTATAATCCCCATTCGTGTCCTCCACCAGCGTGTAAATCCAACTTTTGTCACCATGATGTACGGAATTATAAATATCGTTGTCTACGGTTTTTacaaaacttaataaaataacatgtgtTTACTTCAGTTCTCAGCCCGGTAAAGACAGCTAACAATCACAAACAAAGAGAACAACAATTAAAAGCATAGTTTATGACTGACAGACCTTCTGGTTTAAAC contains:
- the LOC121304507 gene encoding lysozyme C, milk isozyme-like, with product MTMKILLLFAVCLATASARVFTRCELVRTLKNAGMDGYHGYSLGNWVCLAYYESRYNTAAENRNTDGSTDYGIFQINSRWWCSSGVTSSANGCHIACSKLLTSDISDDIECAKRVVRDPNGISAWVAWRNHCKGKDMYSWVVGCGV